The genomic DNA CCGAAGCAGTCGAGTTGGGCCGAAGGGCGCCGGGTTCCGCGGTGACCGGGGATCGGCGGACGGATGCCGCGCACGACGTGCCGCGGTGCCGACAGCACTTCCCGGGCCTGCTCGTGCAGGACGGTCCTGGTCACGATCCCATCCCCTTCGGCGTTGTCGGTCGGCGGCATCCACGGTCGGTGAGGCGTCAGACGTTCGCCTCGGCGACCTCCGCGGTGTCCGCCGGGCCATCGGTGGCCGGCCCTTCTTGAGAGGTGATGCGCCGGCGTGGGATGAAGGAGGCGATGACGAAGGCGAGGACGGCCGAGCCCGCGCCGATGGCCATCACCACCTTGAAGCCGTTCTCGGCGGGCAGTGGGTTGCCGCCGAAGTCGGTGGTCATCCGGGCGAGGACGACGCCGGCGACGGCGCCGGCGAAAGAGGTGCCGATGGACCGCATCAGGGTGTTGAGGCTGTTGGCGGCGGCCGTCTCGGAGGCGGGTACGGCGTCCATGATGAGGGCGGGCATGGCGCCGTAGGCGAAGCCGATGCCGGCTCCGATGGTGCAGGCGATCAGCGTGATGTGCCAGACCTCGGACATCAGCACGAGGCTCAGGCCGTAGCCGGCGGCGACGACGACGGCACCGCACATCAGGGTGATCTTCGGGCCCTTGGCCCTGGTGACGCGTGCCGACACGGCGGACATCGTCATCATCACCAGGCCCTGCGGTGCCAGTACCAGGCCCACGGCCAGCATGGACCTGCCGAGGCCGTAGCCGGTCGCCTCGGGCAGTTGGAGCACCTGCGGCAGTACCAGGGACATCGCGAACATCGAGAAGCCGATCGCCACCGAGGCGAGGTTGGTGACCAGTACCTGGCGGCGGGCGGTGGTCCGCAGGTCCACCAGTGGCCGGCCGGTGCGCAGTTCGTAGTAGCCCCACACCGGCAGGACGACGAACGTGGTGGCGAACAGGCCGAGTGTGGAGGTGCTCGTCCAGCCCCAGTCGCTGCCCTTGGAGACGGCCAGCAGCAGGCAGACCAGGCCGACCGCCATGCCGAAGGCGCCGATCAGGTCGAAGCGGCCGCCGGTGCGGACCTCCGACTCGGGTACGAGGACCAGGACGAGTGCGAGGGCGACGGCGCCGAGGGCGGCCGAGGTCCAGAACAGTACGTGCCAGTCGAAGTTGTCGGCGATGAAGGCGGAGGAGGGCAGGCCGAGGGCGCCGCCGACGCCGAGGGAGGCGCTCATCAGCGCGGTGGCGCCGGCCAGCTTCTCGGCGGGCAGCACGTCGCGCATGACGCTGATGCCGAGCGGGATGACACCGGCGGCCAGACCCTGCAGAGCTCGTCCGGCGATCATCGGGATCACGGAGTCGCTCAGCGCGCAGACGACCGAGCCGGCCATCAGAAGGACGATGCTGACCAGCAGCATGCGGCGCTTGCCGTACATGTCGCCGAGGCGGCCGATCACCGGCGTGGCGACGGCGGCGGCGAGCAGGGTGGCGGTGACCGCCCAGGCGGTGTTCGACGCCGAGGCGTCGAGGAGCCGGGGCAGCTCGGGGACGATCGGGATGACGAGCGTCTGCATCAGCGAGACGACGATTCCGGCGAAGGCCAGCACCGCCACCACTGTGTTCGGCCTCACCGGGGCGGAGCGCCCGACGGCTGAGGGCCGGGCAGGGGTGTCGGACATGGAACGGCCTCCATGGAAAGGAACAAGGGGAAGAGAGCAGAGGGAGACGCAACTGCCGGAACCCGGCACGTCTTCCGCCGTCCTGGGCTACGCGTCGAAGACGACGACGACCTTCTCCGCGGCGCCCGGCGTCAGCGTGAGCTCGAAGGCGCGGTCGGCTTCGGCGAACGGGACGCGGTGACTGATCAGTTTCTCGAACCGCTCGTGGTGCTCCACGATCTCCGGGGTCACCTCGAAGATCTCCGTGGGGTAGCCCTGCGAGGCGACGAGGGTCAGTTCGCTGCGGAGCATGCCGCCCAGATCGATGTCCGAGCCCTTCTTCT from Streptomyces sp. NBC_01478 includes the following:
- a CDS encoding MFS transporter: MSDTPARPSAVGRSAPVRPNTVVAVLAFAGIVVSLMQTLVIPIVPELPRLLDASASNTAWAVTATLLAAAVATPVIGRLGDMYGKRRMLLVSIVLLMAGSVVCALSDSVIPMIAGRALQGLAAGVIPLGISVMRDVLPAEKLAGATALMSASLGVGGALGLPSSAFIADNFDWHVLFWTSAALGAVALALVLVLVPESEVRTGGRFDLIGAFGMAVGLVCLLLAVSKGSDWGWTSTSTLGLFATTFVVLPVWGYYELRTGRPLVDLRTTARRQVLVTNLASVAIGFSMFAMSLVLPQVLQLPEATGYGLGRSMLAVGLVLAPQGLVMMTMSAVSARVTRAKGPKITLMCGAVVVAAGYGLSLVLMSEVWHITLIACTIGAGIGFAYGAMPALIMDAVPASETAAANSLNTLMRSIGTSFAGAVAGVVLARMTTDFGGNPLPAENGFKVVMAIGAGSAVLAFVIASFIPRRRITSQEGPATDGPADTAEVAEANV